In a genomic window of Chryseobacterium sp. G0162:
- a CDS encoding sensor histidine kinase, translating into MQFIKTQLEESRALGGLTDNSRKDFIDAQKHLQRYMVSQDNKDLQLYFESLRKLKKNFDKIGEYENTSPRLKKTLAQKKMDTLKVTKLKSLIDSVYETSLKPPTKIEDKQYEPAKYKNDFENLNVQTHTYADTIKKKGFMGRLKDAITGKVNIQKESTVITLTNNKTIDISNVKTEMDKALKSMDKHYAAEVKKAQQYAIKNQHENIQFYSNFSKLLVYSNSLIDVYENAIKDFKSELEKEYTKQSSDNNKIRRYLVLGLMVLMFIVSILIMYFTRVAFIYERKLDAANKEIKNNLNFKNRILGMLSHDLRSPLKIINIFIDKIYRSTSDETIKDYLKSIKFTNSTLLLQSNQILEYTKNQDAEKKLIKSVFNLKEEIGSIVKVISPYLETRNNKFAVTDRIPEGVVVFSDNIRINQIFMNILGNANKYTENGKVDLVMTTEPLGNDKITLITTVGDTGVGISESDLKKIFDPYYQGTVSDEVDNLGVGLGLNLVKEIVELFDGEISVSSKLHKGTQVTFRINLNINNK; encoded by the coding sequence TTGCAGTTTATCAAGACGCAGCTGGAGGAAAGCAGGGCTCTGGGTGGACTAACCGATAATTCAAGAAAAGATTTCATAGATGCACAGAAGCATCTTCAAAGATACATGGTGAGCCAGGATAATAAGGATCTGCAGCTTTATTTTGAATCATTGAGGAAGCTTAAAAAGAATTTTGATAAGATTGGGGAGTATGAAAATACAAGCCCAAGATTGAAAAAGACCCTGGCCCAGAAGAAAATGGATACCCTGAAGGTAACTAAGCTGAAATCCCTTATAGATTCTGTATACGAAACTTCTTTGAAGCCCCCTACAAAAATTGAGGATAAGCAGTATGAGCCGGCAAAATATAAGAATGACTTTGAAAATCTCAATGTTCAGACCCATACCTATGCTGATACGATCAAGAAGAAAGGTTTCATGGGGCGTTTGAAAGATGCTATCACAGGAAAAGTAAATATTCAGAAAGAAAGTACAGTTATTACTTTAACGAATAATAAAACCATAGACATTTCCAATGTAAAGACTGAAATGGATAAGGCTTTAAAGTCGATGGATAAACATTATGCAGCGGAAGTAAAGAAAGCGCAGCAATATGCGATCAAAAATCAGCATGAAAATATACAGTTTTACAGCAATTTCAGTAAACTATTGGTATACAGTAATAGTTTGATTGATGTGTATGAAAATGCCATTAAAGATTTCAAATCTGAACTTGAAAAAGAATATACCAAGCAAAGCTCCGACAATAATAAAATCAGAAGATATCTTGTGCTTGGGCTAATGGTTTTAATGTTCATTGTATCCATTCTGATTATGTACTTTACAAGGGTTGCCTTCATCTATGAAAGGAAACTTGATGCTGCCAATAAAGAAATTAAAAATAATCTGAATTTCAAGAACAGAATATTGGGGATGCTAAGCCACGATTTAAGATCTCCGCTGAAGATCATTAATATTTTTATTGATAAGATTTACAGATCAACAAGTGATGAGACAATCAAAGATTATCTAAAGTCGATTAAATTTACCAACAGCACGCTGCTTCTGCAATCTAACCAGATCCTGGAGTACACAAAGAATCAGGATGCCGAGAAGAAACTGATTAAGTCTGTCTTTAATCTTAAAGAGGAAATCGGTTCTATTGTAAAGGTTATTTCTCCTTATCTGGAAACCCGGAACAATAAGTTTGCCGTAACAGACAGAATTCCTGAAGGAGTTGTTGTATTTTCAGACAATATCAGAATTAACCAGATTTTTATGAATATTCTGGGCAATGCGAATAAGTATACAGAAAACGGGAAGGTAGATCTTGTCATGACGACGGAACCTTTAGGAAATGATAAAATTACCTTGATTACAACAGTAGGAGATACCGGAGTAGGAATCTCGGAATCTGATCTGAAAAAGATTTTTGATCCTTATTATCAGGGAACCGTTTCAGATGAGGTAGATAATCTAGGTGTAGGATTAGGGCTGAACCTTGTTAAGGAAATTGTAGAATTGTTTGATGGAGAGATTTCGGTTTCCAGTAAGTTACATAAAGGAACGCAGGTGACATTCAGAATCAATTTAAATATCAATAATAAATAA
- a CDS encoding LytR/AlgR family response regulator transcription factor: protein MIKVVIIEDEIPARNKLKRFISELELPVELVAEIDTVEAAVEVLKNSAMDLIFSDIELLDGNAFEIYDQISITCPIIFITAYDQFWMNAFESNGIEYLLKPFTQDRFKKAWDKFLMFKKSDFKENEVLTKLQQLLSNNQLEKESKKRFTVNSHGGIYFLNTKDIVFFEADEGIIFAVDIFGKKHLLNESTLKDIEALLNPSEFFRINRSQLVHKQHVERVERYNKNTLAIQMKGFQNHLITSQGNSAAFRKWAEE from the coding sequence ATGATAAAAGTTGTTATTATTGAAGATGAAATCCCTGCCAGAAATAAATTAAAGCGCTTTATCAGTGAGTTGGAGTTGCCAGTGGAGCTGGTCGCTGAAATTGATACGGTAGAAGCAGCCGTGGAGGTCCTGAAAAATTCAGCAATGGATCTGATTTTTTCAGATATTGAGCTTTTGGATGGAAATGCTTTTGAGATCTATGATCAGATCAGTATTACCTGCCCGATTATTTTTATCACAGCATACGATCAGTTCTGGATGAACGCGTTTGAAAGCAACGGGATTGAATATCTCTTAAAACCCTTTACTCAGGACCGTTTTAAAAAAGCGTGGGATAAATTCTTAATGTTTAAAAAATCAGATTTTAAAGAAAATGAGGTACTGACTAAGCTTCAACAGCTACTAAGCAATAATCAACTGGAGAAAGAGTCTAAAAAACGTTTTACAGTCAACTCTCATGGGGGGATTTACTTTCTGAATACGAAAGATATTGTCTTTTTTGAAGCGGATGAGGGGATTATCTTCGCTGTTGATATATTCGGTAAGAAGCATTTACTGAATGAATCTACGTTGAAGGATATAGAAGCACTTCTCAATCCCTCAGAATTTTTCAGAATCAACCGCAGTCAGCTTGTCCACAAACAACATGTTGAAAGAGTGGAACGGTATAATAAGAATACATTGGCTATCCAGATGAAAGGATTTCAAAATCATCTGATTACAAGCCAGGGAAATTCTGCAGCTTTTCGTAAATGGGCTGAGGAGTAA
- a CDS encoding sensor histidine kinase, translating to MKNISKQIHQNRYFLLFVLLFAYVQSIHVRIAIRGTLNQYIFTPEAAVANFVSACILFFVIDFFIKNWQRSSTFKIKEILKIFSSSLLVYLLVMKMVGFLIALVFGTVERNFNRETLIFSIFSDLIDGFIYGSFFLAYHYYKKNVVYQKQLLLYEHALSENKINQLKTQLNPHFLFNNLNILDQLIEEDKHKASDFLNEFAEIYRYVLEASDKKLVSIKEELAFVEKYFNLIWYKYENAYALQIDHENIAGNIVPLSLQILLENAVKHNLGSQSNPVLITISVRNGITVTNNIIPKRSVKRISGRALNNLKEQYLVLTDQKLEIVKTETEFTAIIPIIPE from the coding sequence ATGAAAAACATTTCAAAACAAATTCATCAAAACAGATACTTTCTGCTGTTTGTTCTTTTGTTTGCCTATGTACAGTCTATTCATGTACGGATTGCTATCAGAGGAACGCTGAATCAATATATTTTTACACCTGAAGCGGCTGTCGCTAACTTTGTGAGTGCTTGTATCCTGTTTTTTGTGATTGATTTCTTTATTAAAAACTGGCAGAGGTCATCTACTTTCAAGATAAAAGAAATTCTTAAGATATTCAGTTCCTCACTCCTCGTTTACCTTTTGGTGATGAAAATGGTAGGTTTTCTGATTGCACTGGTATTTGGAACTGTTGAGAGAAACTTTAACAGGGAAACACTTATTTTTTCCATCTTTTCTGATCTGATAGACGGATTTATCTATGGAAGTTTTTTTCTGGCTTATCATTATTATAAAAAGAATGTGGTGTACCAGAAACAGCTGTTATTGTATGAGCATGCGTTGTCCGAAAATAAGATCAATCAGCTGAAGACCCAGCTTAATCCTCATTTTCTGTTCAATAACCTTAATATTTTGGATCAGTTGATAGAAGAAGATAAGCATAAGGCTTCCGATTTTCTAAATGAATTTGCAGAAATCTACCGGTATGTTTTGGAGGCTTCTGATAAAAAGCTAGTTTCAATAAAGGAAGAATTGGCTTTCGTTGAAAAATATTTTAACCTGATATGGTACAAATATGAAAATGCCTATGCATTGCAAATAGATCATGAAAATATAGCAGGAAATATAGTTCCGCTTTCTCTGCAGATATTGTTGGAAAATGCAGTTAAGCATAATCTGGGAAGTCAATCTAATCCTGTTCTTATTACTATTTCTGTAAGAAATGGTATCACTGTAACTAACAATATAATTCCTAAACGAAGCGTCAAAAGGATCTCAGGAAGAGCTTTGAATAACCTTAAAGAACAATACTTGGTACTGACCGATCAAAAATTGGAGATTGTAAAAACAGAAACAGAATTCACGGCTATAATTCCTATAATCCCGGAATAA
- a CDS encoding Arm DNA-binding domain-containing protein, producing the protein MLVEQSYGLTFFLKSSKNEKIRHIYVRITVDGIPKETSTKRKWYPDRWDQKEGKAIGTKEDAKTLNTFLES; encoded by the coding sequence ATGTTAGTCGAACAAAGCTATGGGCTCACCTTCTTTTTAAAGAGCTCGAAAAATGAAAAGATTCGCCACATTTATGTGCGGATAACAGTCGATGGTATTCCAAAAGAAACCTCTACCAAAAGAAAATGGTATCCCGACAGGTGGGATCAAAAGGAAGGCAAAGCTATTGGGACGAAAGAAGATGCCAAAACACTCAATACTTTCCTGGAATCATAG
- a CDS encoding T9SS type A sorting domain-containing protein: MKKHLLWVSFLSMTLQLQGQEVLWQKDIKSSTQDFLNQVTTTIDGQYLISGSSIQSSRIAEQGKSNNGYDLHLVKLNQQGEQLWEKYFSGNKHDYLAATVATQEGGFLVAGTSYSQKGIDKKDDSKGGSDIWLIRLNEFGDELWQKSLGSPSDEQARAVIQSTDLGFFVAGNVQNAPKGYGSKDAWIIRLDKDGKELSQLILGGKGLDEVEKMIPTRDGGVLLGIYSRSTANGSKKTENYGEGDYWIVKLSKDNKIEWEKNFGGKDDDHIRTLALTPNGFVIGGESRSEQSGNKSVDLEEGTDLWFISLNERGEEQWQKSYSFKNRDVLMGMNIIHSSDDKSSKGILLGGYTQAEGRIETDDETFWMLYLDGNGNEQWRKHVKGESRKREERLSDLKLNKDGSIILAGTSAEELGKENWKIVKLGDKQVKDLVEKYDIKIYPNPVSDYAYVEIGFEFKEADIFLYDMSGRQLQNLKTKNPVTKINTQTLVQGAYLVTIKTDNNKTANAKLIKK, from the coding sequence ATGAAAAAACATTTACTCTGGGTATCATTTCTCAGTATGACCCTTCAATTGCAGGGACAGGAAGTCCTTTGGCAAAAAGACATCAAATCCTCCACTCAGGATTTTCTTAATCAGGTTACCACAACGATAGACGGACAGTATTTGATTTCCGGAAGTTCAATACAGTCGTCTAGGATAGCTGAACAAGGTAAATCAAATAATGGATATGACCTTCATCTGGTTAAATTGAACCAGCAGGGAGAACAACTATGGGAAAAATATTTCTCAGGAAATAAACATGATTACTTAGCTGCCACTGTTGCCACTCAGGAAGGAGGTTTTTTGGTTGCCGGGACTTCTTATTCACAAAAAGGTATTGATAAAAAAGATGATTCCAAAGGTGGATCTGACATCTGGCTTATCAGACTTAATGAATTTGGGGACGAACTATGGCAAAAAAGCTTGGGAAGTCCCTCTGATGAACAAGCTAGAGCCGTAATTCAATCTACAGATCTTGGATTTTTTGTTGCTGGAAATGTTCAGAATGCACCTAAGGGTTACGGATCTAAAGATGCATGGATTATAAGATTGGACAAAGACGGCAAAGAACTTTCTCAATTGATATTAGGAGGCAAAGGACTTGACGAAGTGGAGAAAATGATTCCTACCAGAGATGGTGGCGTTTTACTCGGCATCTATTCCAGAAGCACTGCTAACGGATCCAAGAAAACCGAAAATTATGGTGAGGGTGATTACTGGATTGTAAAATTGTCTAAGGACAATAAGATTGAGTGGGAAAAGAATTTCGGAGGAAAAGATGATGATCATATTAGAACCCTGGCTTTAACCCCAAATGGTTTTGTCATTGGTGGAGAATCCAGATCAGAACAATCTGGAAATAAGTCTGTTGACCTGGAAGAAGGAACTGATCTTTGGTTTATTTCCTTAAACGAACGAGGTGAAGAGCAATGGCAAAAGTCTTACAGTTTCAAAAACCGTGATGTTTTGATGGGAATGAATATCATTCATTCTTCTGATGACAAATCATCAAAAGGAATTTTATTAGGCGGATATACCCAGGCTGAAGGAAGAATTGAAACTGATGATGAGACTTTCTGGATGTTATACCTTGATGGTAATGGAAATGAGCAGTGGAGAAAACATGTCAAAGGAGAATCCAGAAAAAGAGAGGAAAGACTTTCAGATCTTAAATTAAATAAAGATGGCTCTATTATTCTTGCCGGAACAAGTGCTGAAGAATTAGGCAAAGAAAACTGGAAAATTGTCAAACTTGGAGATAAACAGGTCAAAGACCTTGTCGAGAAATATGATATCAAGATCTACCCTAATCCAGTATCTGACTATGCCTATGTGGAAATCGGCTTTGAATTTAAAGAAGCTGATATTTTTTTATATGATATGAGTGGAAGGCAGCTTCAGAATCTAAAAACAAAAAATCCTGTTACTAAAATTAATACACAAACTCTTGTACAAGGTGCTTATCTGGTGACCATAAAAACTGACAATAATAAAACAGCAAATGCAAAGCTGATAAAAAAATAG